In Nicotiana tabacum cultivar K326 chromosome 19, ASM71507v2, whole genome shotgun sequence, one DNA window encodes the following:
- the LOC107795264 gene encoding potassium transporter 4-like, whose protein sequence is MFADLGHFTASSMRIAFPFFVYRCLVVQYMGQAAFLSKNIASIPNSFYNSIPDIVYWPVFVIATRAAIVGSQAVISATFSIVKQCNALGCFPRVKIVHTSKHIKGQMYAPEINWILMILTVAVAVGFQDTTLIGNAYGLACMTVMFITTFLTALVIIFVWKRSVALATSFLLLFWRIEGVYLSSAFIKIPQGGWVSLVLSFVFLAIMFVWHYGTRKKYNFDLHNKVPLISGTL, encoded by the exons ATGTTTGCAGATCTTGGTCATTTCACTGCCTCCTCAATGAGG ATTGCATTTCCATTTTTTGTATACCGTTGCTTGGTGGTACAGTACATGGGTCAGGCTGCTTTTCTGTCCAAAAACATTGCTTCAATTCCAAATAGCTTCTATAATTCAATACCTG ACATTGTATATTGGCCTGTCTTTGTTATCGCTACCCGTGCAGCCATTGTTGGCAGTCAGGCTGTAATCAGTGCTACATTCTCCATCGTGAAGCAATGTAATGCACTGGGTTGCTTCCCACGGGTCAAGATTGTCCACACTTCAAAGCATATTAAAGGGCAGATGTATGCCCCAGAAATAAATTGGATCCTAATGATTCTGACCGTTGCTGTGGCTGTTGGGTTTCAGGACACCACTTTAATTGGAAATGCATATG GCCTAGCTTGCATGACAGTTATGTTTATTACGACATTTCTCACGGCGCTTGTCATAATCTTTGTGTGGAAAAGAAGTGTAGCACTTGCCACTTCCTTTCTCCTTTTATTCTGGCGCATCGAAGGCGTCTACCTGTCTTCCGCATTCATCAAGATTCCACAGGGAGGATGGGTCTCCCTTGTGCTCTCGTTTGTTTTCTTGGCTATCATGTTTGTCTGGCACTATGGAACTCGCAAGAAGTACAACTTTGACCTGCACAATAAAGTTCCACTGATAAGTGGCACCTTATAA